A window from Carassius gibelio isolate Cgi1373 ecotype wild population from Czech Republic chromosome B3, carGib1.2-hapl.c, whole genome shotgun sequence encodes these proteins:
- the LOC127952099 gene encoding butyrophilin subfamily 2 member A2-like: MICEGFLVKGPSGPLVVPLGSSVVMHCYVDELLPLKGLKVIWVRTDDNTLVHVFQDYESRPDAQYQDYRDRAFFFTDKIKDGNFSLRLENVRAGDKGFYRCKVYTEHESEETLVQIKAVEHLMVSGSNRPISASVGEDITLNCSVDSHIPSEEIDEVSWRKTDKNEIIRVLGFKKNATIRSDESYRGRAEFFTAEIPKGNFSLRLKSVRTEDKGVYMCLVNTGNFSANTTAILEQLGFSFLHIFVLILCFAAFGSALVLSVLWISE, encoded by the exons ATGATCTGTGAAG GGTTCTTAGTGAAAGGTCCTTCTGGTCCACTGGTTGTTCCTCTGGGATCTTCAGTGGTTATGCATTGCTATGTCGATGAACTCTTACCTTTAAAAGGACTGAAGGTCATTTGGGTACGAACAGATGACAATACTTTAGTGCATGTGTTCCAAGATTATGAGAGTCGACCAGATGCCCAGTATCAGGATTACCGCGATAGAGCttttttcttcactgataaaattaAAGATGGAAACTTCTCCCTCCGTCTGGAAAATGTGAGAGCTGGAGATAAAGGTTTTTACAGATGTAAGGTTTACACTGAGCATGAATCTGAGGAAACTCTGGTTCAAATTAAAGCAGTTG AGCATCTGATGGTATCAGGCTCTAATCGTCCCATATCTGCGTCTGTGGGTGAGGACATCACTCTGAACTGCTCTGTAGACTCTCACATCCCATCTGAGGAGATTGATGAGGTTTCATGGAggaaaactgataaaaatgaaatCATCCGGGTTCTGGGTTTTAAAAAGAATGCAACGATTAGATCAGATGAGAGTTACAGAGGCAGAGCTGAGTTCTTCACTGCTGAAATCCCCAAAGGAAACTTCTCTCTCAGACTGAAGAGTGTCAGAACTGAGGATAAAGGAGTTTACATGTGTCTAGTGAATACTGGAAATTTTTCAGCCAACACAACAGCAATACTGGAGCAATTGg GTTTCTCTTTTTTACACATATTTGTGTTGATTCTCTGTTTCGCTGCATTCGGATCTGCACTGGTGCTATCAGTTCTGTG gATATCTGAGTGA